One window of Akkermansia biwaensis genomic DNA carries:
- a CDS encoding succinate CoA transferase, giving the protein MSYKELTPEEAAALIEHGENIGFSGFTAAGVPKAVPRAIAARAIAEHEAGRPFKVNIFTGASTSASADGALAEADAVDCRTPYQSSPALRKNINSGRTRYNDMHLSHTAMYMRYGHIPAVKTAIIEVADITPEGEITLTTGAGNTPTYCELAERIIVEVNAYHPKELKGMHDLMMPLDPPNRQPIPLTKPSERVGSLTWKIDPSKVVGIVRTNEPDGIGAFKPGDPITDKIGENVAKFLEEELEAGRIPASFLPIQSGVGNIANAVLGALGRNKKIPNFQMYTEVIQDSVITLMKEGRCTFAGGCSLTVSDAMLAEMYKDLDFYKSKVILRPQEISNNAEIVRRLGLICINTAIEVDLFGQVNSTHFFGKQMMNGIGGSGDFARNGYLTIFTCPSTAKGGAISSIVPMVSHHDHTEHDVDIIVTEYGVADLRGKCPRDRAEEIITKCVHPDYQEKLRQYIALTPQGHTPHCLAKAFEMHTKFQETGDMRNADFSA; this is encoded by the coding sequence ATGAGTTACAAGGAATTGACACCAGAAGAAGCAGCAGCTCTCATTGAACATGGTGAAAATATCGGCTTCAGCGGTTTCACCGCCGCCGGAGTACCCAAGGCGGTCCCCCGCGCCATTGCCGCCAGGGCAATCGCGGAACATGAAGCGGGCCGTCCCTTCAAGGTAAACATCTTTACGGGAGCCTCCACCAGCGCCTCCGCGGACGGCGCCCTGGCGGAAGCGGACGCCGTGGACTGCCGCACGCCCTACCAGTCCTCCCCCGCCCTGCGCAAAAACATCAACAGCGGCCGCACCCGCTACAACGACATGCACCTGTCCCATACGGCCATGTACATGCGCTACGGCCACATCCCCGCCGTAAAAACCGCCATCATTGAAGTGGCGGACATCACTCCGGAAGGGGAAATCACGCTGACCACCGGTGCGGGCAACACCCCCACCTACTGCGAGCTCGCGGAACGTATCATCGTGGAGGTGAACGCCTACCATCCGAAGGAACTCAAGGGCATGCACGACCTGATGATGCCGCTGGACCCGCCCAACCGCCAGCCCATCCCCCTCACCAAGCCTTCCGAACGCGTCGGTTCCCTGACCTGGAAAATCGACCCCTCCAAGGTCGTCGGCATCGTCCGCACCAATGAACCGGACGGCATCGGCGCCTTCAAGCCCGGAGACCCCATCACGGACAAAATCGGGGAAAACGTCGCCAAATTCCTGGAAGAAGAACTGGAAGCCGGGCGTATTCCCGCCTCCTTCCTGCCTATCCAGTCCGGCGTAGGCAACATTGCCAACGCCGTCCTGGGCGCCCTGGGCCGCAACAAGAAAATTCCGAACTTCCAGATGTACACGGAAGTAATTCAGGACTCCGTCATCACGCTGATGAAGGAAGGACGCTGCACCTTCGCTGGCGGCTGTTCCCTGACCGTCTCCGACGCCATGCTGGCGGAAATGTACAAGGATCTGGACTTCTACAAATCCAAGGTGATTCTGCGCCCGCAGGAAATCTCCAACAACGCTGAAATCGTGCGCCGCCTGGGCCTCATCTGCATCAACACGGCCATTGAAGTGGACCTCTTCGGCCAGGTGAACTCCACGCACTTCTTTGGCAAGCAAATGATGAACGGCATCGGCGGTTCCGGGGACTTCGCCCGCAACGGCTACCTCACCATCTTCACCTGCCCCTCCACGGCCAAGGGCGGAGCCATCTCCTCCATCGTGCCGATGGTTTCCCACCACGACCACACGGAACACGACGTGGACATCATTGTCACGGAATACGGTGTGGCCGACCTGCGCGGCAAATGCCCCCGCGACCGCGCGGAGGAAATCATCACCAAGTGCGTCCATCCGGACTATCAGGAAAAACTGCGCCAGTACATCGCGCTCACGCCCCAGGGCCATACGCCCCACTGCCTGGCCAAAGCCTTTGAAATGCACACCAAGTTCCAGGAAACCGGCGACATGAGAAACGCCGACTTTTCCGCCTGA
- a CDS encoding biotin--[acetyl-CoA-carboxylase] ligase, whose amino-acid sequence MNSTPPCPTPAEEEGPCGDWTYHEWAEAFSTNDLARTLPPRHIAVCRVQTGGRGRFNRQWIGEKGGLWASFTVPLDTPHEASSEICWGHLPLVAGVALLDMLRDMGIRNTRLRWPNDLLVGRSKLAGILVERPSDHMAVIGIGVNVFNDVAGIAGMVQDPPARLSDLLPDCPSVHGVMAALASHLDRVFTAFSRGGISALRDSLALAWAEPRPVTVFTDDETVQGIFTGIDDQGNPVLSLPAGRARTIPAHLVNRLKEE is encoded by the coding sequence ATGAACTCCACACCCCCATGCCCCACTCCTGCAGAGGAGGAAGGACCATGCGGCGACTGGACCTATCATGAATGGGCCGAGGCTTTTTCCACCAACGACCTGGCCCGCACGCTCCCCCCGCGGCATATCGCCGTCTGCCGGGTGCAGACCGGAGGCCGGGGCAGATTCAACCGCCAATGGATAGGGGAGAAAGGCGGCCTGTGGGCCTCCTTCACCGTTCCCCTGGACACGCCGCATGAAGCTTCCTCGGAAATCTGCTGGGGGCATCTGCCCCTCGTCGCAGGGGTTGCGCTGCTGGACATGCTGCGGGACATGGGCATACGGAACACCCGCCTGCGCTGGCCGAACGATTTGCTGGTGGGCCGCTCCAAGCTGGCGGGCATCCTGGTGGAACGTCCTTCGGACCATATGGCGGTCATCGGCATCGGCGTCAACGTCTTCAATGACGTGGCCGGAATCGCCGGCATGGTGCAGGACCCGCCCGCACGTCTCTCGGACTTGCTGCCGGACTGTCCTTCCGTTCACGGCGTCATGGCCGCTCTGGCCTCCCATCTGGACCGGGTTTTCACCGCATTTTCACGCGGAGGCATCTCCGCCCTGCGGGATTCCCTGGCCCTAGCCTGGGCGGAACCCCGGCCCGTGACCGTCTTCACGGATGACGAAACCGTCCAGGGAATATTTACAGGGATTGACGATCAGGGCAATCCTGTGTTATCCCTTCCGGCCGGCCGCGCCAGAACCATTCCGGCACACCTGGTCAACAGGCTCAAGGAAGAATGA
- a CDS encoding sodium ion-translocating decarboxylase subunit beta — MGLLDSLITFLQGMGIFSLSWQMVGMWGIAVLLLYLGVAKQYEPLLMVPIAFGALIANIPDNGMLISQMNQQVISSNEKGQVTATSLNNVGYLRVHVAPLQEAPVKVPDNLTTPEARAQYLERMHQPMQVYPGKQLTVSQIKTVRESQERAKADAAALGDDSLVVDPNLKDFSNVSEDNGNDPVFLLTREAGTIVVRQQGMDYFDTSGSRIPVDLKTDRLEPLVVSAAGKYVAVGQQTREFMITSIHGGLYDWIGLGIKAEIFPPIIFLGVGALTDFGPLLAAPRTLLLGAAAQVGVAATFFMALFMRFSPEEAASIGIIGGADGPTSIFLTMKLAPHLLGAVAVAAYTYMALVPLIQPPIMALLTTKKERVIRMKSLRQVSKGEKLFFAVLVTIVTILLIPDAAPLIGMLMLGNFMRECKVTERLVQASQNEIINIVTIFLGTSVGLTMQGDRFLQPETLLIILLGIVAFGVATAGGVIAAKLMNLIWRKNPVNPLIGSAGVSAVPMAARVSHNVGQKYDPSNYLLMHAMGPNVAGVIGTAVIAGYYIATLAR; from the coding sequence ATGGGTCTTTTAGATTCATTAATCACCTTTTTACAGGGGATGGGCATCTTCTCCCTATCATGGCAAATGGTAGGAATGTGGGGGATTGCCGTTCTGCTCCTGTATCTGGGTGTGGCCAAGCAATACGAACCGCTTCTGATGGTTCCGATTGCCTTCGGCGCCCTCATCGCCAACATTCCGGACAACGGAATGCTCATCTCCCAGATGAACCAGCAGGTCATCTCCTCCAATGAAAAGGGACAGGTCACGGCCACGTCCCTGAACAACGTGGGGTACCTGCGCGTTCATGTAGCTCCGCTCCAGGAGGCGCCCGTCAAGGTGCCGGACAACCTCACCACGCCTGAAGCGCGCGCCCAGTATCTGGAACGCATGCACCAGCCCATGCAGGTTTATCCCGGCAAGCAGCTGACCGTCTCCCAGATCAAAACCGTGCGTGAATCCCAGGAAAGGGCCAAGGCGGATGCCGCGGCGCTGGGTGACGACAGCCTGGTAGTTGATCCCAACCTGAAGGACTTCTCCAATGTCAGCGAGGACAACGGCAATGATCCCGTTTTCCTGCTCACGCGGGAAGCCGGCACCATCGTCGTCCGCCAGCAGGGGATGGACTACTTTGACACCAGCGGCAGCCGGATTCCGGTGGACCTGAAAACCGACAGGCTGGAACCCCTGGTGGTTTCCGCCGCGGGCAAATACGTGGCCGTAGGCCAGCAAACCCGGGAATTCATGATCACCTCCATCCACGGCGGCCTGTATGACTGGATCGGCCTGGGCATCAAGGCGGAAATCTTCCCGCCCATCATCTTCCTGGGCGTGGGCGCCCTGACGGACTTCGGCCCGCTGCTGGCCGCTCCGCGCACCCTTCTTCTGGGTGCTGCGGCCCAGGTCGGCGTGGCGGCCACCTTCTTCATGGCCCTGTTTATGCGCTTCTCTCCGGAAGAAGCCGCTTCCATCGGCATCATTGGCGGTGCGGACGGCCCCACCTCCATCTTCCTGACCATGAAGCTGGCCCCGCACCTCCTCGGCGCCGTGGCCGTGGCCGCGTACACGTACATGGCTCTGGTTCCGCTGATACAGCCGCCCATCATGGCGCTGCTGACCACCAAGAAGGAACGCGTCATCCGCATGAAATCCCTGCGGCAGGTCAGCAAGGGAGAAAAACTCTTCTTCGCCGTGCTGGTCACCATCGTCACCATCCTGCTGATTCCGGACGCCGCTCCGCTCATCGGCATGCTGATGCTGGGCAACTTCATGCGCGAATGCAAGGTTACGGAACGCCTGGTGCAGGCCTCCCAGAATGAAATCATCAACATCGTCACCATCTTCCTGGGCACCTCCGTGGGCCTGACGATGCAGGGGGACCGCTTCCTGCAGCCGGAAACGCTGCTAATCATCCTTCTGGGCATCGTAGCCTTCGGTGTAGCGACTGCCGGCGGCGTCATCGCCGCCAAGCTGATGAACCTCATCTGGCGCAAGAACCCGGTCAACCCCCTGATCGGTTCCGCGGGCGTCTCCGCCGTTCCCATGGCGGCGCGCGTCTCCCACAACGTGGGCCAGAAATACGATCCCTCCAACTACCTTCTCATGCACGCCATGGGACCGAACGTTGCGGGCGTCATCGGCACCGCCGTCATCGCGGGCTACTACATCGCCACACTGGCGAGATAA
- a CDS encoding acetyl-CoA carboxylase biotin carboxyl carrier protein subunit — MKKLRITVDGKVFDVSVELLDQVSSTTAAPVPAAASAPAASAPVAAPAPAPAPAPAAAGAGDIPSPLAGKVVSLDVAPGTAVKAGDQIMTLEAMKMNTIIYAPSAGTITSFCVNAGDTVQEGQPLAKIG; from the coding sequence ATGAAGAAACTTCGCATCACCGTTGACGGCAAGGTATTTGACGTATCCGTAGAACTCCTGGACCAGGTCTCCTCCACGACGGCGGCTCCCGTTCCCGCAGCAGCTTCCGCCCCCGCAGCTTCCGCTCCCGTTGCGGCCCCTGCTCCGGCTCCCGCACCCGCTCCTGCCGCCGCCGGCGCCGGAGACATCCCCAGCCCGCTTGCCGGCAAGGTCGTCTCCCTGGATGTAGCCCCCGGTACCGCCGTCAAGGCCGGCGACCAAATCATGACCCTGGAAGCCATGAAGATGAACACCATCATCTACGCTCCCTCCGCCGGCACGATTACCTCCTTCTGCGTGAACGCAGGCGACACGGTGCAGGAAGGGCAGCCCCTGGCCAAAATCGGTTAA
- a CDS encoding OadG family transporter subunit has product MLLTTLAFAQGMANVMNNLNYQIVGIMVVMLCLGGLAIILTVSGSIAAAIQNRAKAKAAIPASVPAAATAAAGKQGMTPEMLALLSAAVDSAMTELTPEMVAVISAAVDAGLDGMSHRIVEIKQSPGSGYAAAGRAEIFASHRIRPSR; this is encoded by the coding sequence ATGCTACTTACAACACTCGCCTTCGCACAGGGCATGGCCAACGTCATGAACAATCTGAACTACCAGATTGTAGGCATCATGGTAGTCATGCTGTGCCTGGGTGGCCTGGCCATCATTCTGACTGTCAGCGGTTCCATAGCCGCCGCCATTCAGAACAGGGCCAAAGCCAAGGCCGCTATCCCCGCCTCCGTGCCTGCAGCCGCTACCGCGGCCGCAGGCAAGCAGGGCATGACTCCGGAAATGCTCGCCCTCCTCTCCGCAGCCGTGGACTCCGCCATGACGGAGCTCACGCCGGAAATGGTGGCCGTCATCTCCGCAGCCGTGGATGCGGGCCTGGACGGCATGAGCCACCGCATCGTGGAAATCAAGCAATCCCCGGGTTCCGGCTATGCGGCCGCGGGCAGGGCGGAAATCTTCGCCTCCCACCGCATCCGGCCCTCCCGCTGA
- a CDS encoding acyl-CoA carboxylase subunit beta, with protein sequence MAIDPKLIDDLNSRRKKVILSGGQEKIDKRHEKGEMTARDRMGYLFEEGTFSEIGMHVRHNCHNFGMEKKEIPGDGVVSGFGLVNGRPVACAASDFLAQGGSLGYMHAMKIADAQKYSLKAGIPMVTVNDSGGARLQEGVAALSGYAQVFYNNVLASGVVPQISMILGPCAGGAAYSPALTDFIIMRNSGNAGMYITGPKVIEQVTYEKCTMDDIGSAAIHASVSGNVHFVADSDAHALDILKRLLSFLPANNTEEPPHKLDTPLDLSMDGGMNDLIPGDNRTPLDVQPIISRLVDNGDFLEVQKDFAKNIVVGFGRICGVVVGIIANQPNVKAGCLDIDSSDKAARFIRFCNAFNTPLVNLVDVPGFLPGKNQERGGIIRHGAKLIFAYSQSTVPKVTLIMRKAYGGAYIAMCCKDLGADAVFAWPGAEIAVMGAEGAVPVLYGRELKAVEDPAEKAKRQGELLEEYREAFYNPYVAAGMGQITEVINPEETRAKIAFALRTLLNKKEVRPAKKHGNMPL encoded by the coding sequence ATGGCTATTGATCCCAAATTGATTGACGATCTCAACAGCCGCCGCAAGAAGGTAATCCTCAGCGGCGGCCAGGAAAAGATCGACAAGAGGCATGAAAAGGGCGAAATGACCGCCCGCGACCGCATGGGGTACCTTTTTGAAGAAGGCACCTTCTCTGAAATAGGCATGCACGTGCGCCACAACTGCCACAACTTCGGCATGGAAAAGAAGGAAATCCCCGGCGACGGCGTCGTCTCCGGCTTCGGCCTGGTGAACGGACGCCCCGTCGCCTGCGCCGCTTCCGACTTCCTTGCCCAGGGCGGTTCCCTCGGCTACATGCACGCCATGAAAATCGCAGACGCGCAGAAATACTCCCTGAAAGCCGGCATCCCGATGGTGACGGTGAACGACTCCGGCGGCGCGCGCCTGCAGGAAGGCGTGGCGGCCCTGTCCGGCTACGCGCAGGTATTCTACAACAACGTGCTGGCCTCCGGCGTGGTTCCGCAGATATCCATGATCCTGGGCCCCTGCGCGGGCGGCGCGGCCTACTCCCCGGCCCTGACGGACTTCATTATCATGCGCAACTCCGGCAACGCCGGCATGTACATCACCGGACCCAAGGTGATCGAACAGGTGACGTATGAAAAGTGCACGATGGATGACATCGGCTCCGCGGCCATCCACGCTTCCGTTTCCGGGAACGTCCACTTCGTCGCGGACAGCGACGCCCACGCGCTGGACATCCTGAAGCGCCTCCTGTCCTTCCTGCCCGCCAACAACACGGAAGAACCTCCCCACAAGTTGGACACCCCGCTGGACCTGAGCATGGACGGCGGCATGAACGACCTGATCCCCGGCGACAACCGCACGCCCCTGGACGTGCAGCCCATCATCAGCCGCCTGGTGGATAACGGAGACTTCCTGGAAGTGCAGAAGGACTTCGCCAAAAACATTGTCGTCGGCTTCGGCCGCATCTGCGGTGTGGTGGTAGGCATCATCGCCAACCAGCCCAACGTGAAAGCCGGCTGCCTGGACATCGACTCCTCCGACAAGGCCGCCCGCTTCATCCGTTTCTGCAACGCGTTCAACACCCCCCTGGTCAACCTGGTGGACGTGCCCGGCTTCCTGCCCGGCAAAAACCAGGAACGCGGCGGCATCATCCGCCACGGCGCCAAGCTCATCTTCGCCTATTCCCAGTCTACAGTGCCCAAGGTTACCCTGATCATGCGCAAGGCCTACGGCGGCGCGTACATCGCCATGTGCTGCAAGGACCTCGGCGCTGACGCCGTCTTCGCATGGCCCGGCGCGGAAATCGCCGTGATGGGTGCGGAAGGCGCCGTTCCGGTGCTTTACGGCCGCGAGCTCAAGGCCGTGGAAGACCCTGCGGAAAAGGCCAAGCGCCAGGGAGAGCTTCTGGAAGAATACCGCGAAGCCTTCTACAATCCCTACGTAGCCGCCGGCATGGGCCAGATCACGGAAGTCATCAACCCGGAAGAAACCCGCGCCAAGATTGCCTTCGCCCTGCGCACCCTGCTGAACAAGAAGGAAGTGCGCCCGGCCAAGAAGCACGGCAACATGCCGCTTTAA
- the mce gene encoding methylmalonyl-CoA epimerase: MIQQIDHIGIAVKSLDATVPYYRDALGLGEPHIEEVPTQKVRVAMFDVAGVHIELLEPTSPESAIAKAIEKKGEGIHHIAFKTNDIAGNISQAKDAGLIVLNDPPVPGAHNTQVTFLHPKCTFGVLTEFCQHPGGCGCGH; this comes from the coding sequence ATGATTCAGCAAATTGACCATATCGGCATCGCCGTCAAGAGTCTTGACGCTACCGTTCCCTATTATCGTGACGCACTTGGCCTCGGAGAACCCCACATCGAGGAAGTTCCCACACAAAAGGTGCGCGTCGCCATGTTCGACGTTGCCGGAGTCCACATTGAACTGCTTGAACCCACCTCTCCGGAAAGCGCCATTGCCAAGGCCATCGAGAAAAAGGGCGAAGGCATCCACCACATCGCTTTCAAGACCAACGACATCGCCGGGAACATCTCCCAGGCAAAGGATGCCGGCCTCATCGTGCTGAATGATCCGCCCGTGCCCGGCGCCCACAATACCCAGGTCACCTTCCTGCATCCCAAGTGCACCTTCGGCGTGCTCACCGAATTCTGCCAGCATCCCGGCGGCTGCGGATGCGGACACTAA
- a CDS encoding TIGR03790 family protein, whose product MFKRGLAVLLFLAAWFSAAAAYELQPSHVAVVYNGKSTLSRRMAVEYARVRGVPERNLIALDCPRANEISRKEFDDLIRLPLLKAAREQKWWVPSGIFSSPMMDRKIFVLLLMSDLPMKIRHEQPVPPPGKDINQMKTDRASVDSELALLAFDGYERQSWLANPYFNKREDFVGSGLPTFLVCRMDGLTAATCMRLVTEPAAVEKKGLWGWAVVDRGGPHAEGDKWMDAVFRCVREAGIPVYLDDWPQTLPAKFPLSRDVALYCGWYAPDANGPFADPSFRFRPGAVAMHLHSFSASEFRTPGRGWSSALLEKGADVTVGNVYEPFLGASHRFDVFVDRLLDGYTVAEASWMSMSVVSWQGVVFGDPLYRPYARMKSMDVQPSEEDRYFQGWWASRLQFGDRWRERAERLLESARKAPSSFLYEALALEYLYRKEYVQAGNMVSTALSSAPDARDHSRLLLESLLVDRARGGNKACLLQMDSVQARMPSADFLPALEEWRRRVTPPPPAPVKK is encoded by the coding sequence ATGTTCAAGAGGGGATTAGCCGTATTGCTGTTTCTGGCGGCGTGGTTTTCCGCCGCCGCAGCCTATGAGCTCCAGCCGTCGCACGTGGCTGTGGTTTACAATGGGAAGTCAACCCTGAGCCGCCGCATGGCCGTGGAGTACGCGCGGGTGCGCGGCGTGCCGGAACGGAACCTCATTGCCTTGGATTGTCCGCGCGCGAACGAGATATCCAGAAAGGAGTTTGACGACCTGATCCGACTTCCGCTGCTGAAGGCCGCGCGGGAGCAGAAGTGGTGGGTGCCTTCCGGCATTTTCTCTTCCCCCATGATGGACCGGAAGATTTTCGTGCTTCTCCTGATGTCCGACCTGCCGATGAAGATACGGCACGAACAGCCCGTGCCGCCGCCCGGAAAGGATATCAACCAGATGAAGACGGACCGTGCCTCCGTGGATTCCGAACTGGCCCTGCTGGCGTTTGACGGCTATGAAAGGCAATCCTGGCTGGCAAATCCCTATTTCAATAAAAGGGAGGATTTTGTGGGCTCCGGGCTGCCTACGTTCCTGGTGTGCCGCATGGACGGCCTGACGGCTGCCACCTGCATGCGTCTGGTGACGGAACCTGCGGCCGTGGAAAAGAAGGGGCTGTGGGGGTGGGCCGTGGTGGACCGGGGCGGTCCCCATGCGGAGGGGGACAAATGGATGGATGCCGTGTTCAGGTGCGTCCGGGAGGCCGGGATTCCCGTGTATCTGGACGACTGGCCCCAGACGCTGCCCGCCAAATTTCCGCTGAGCCGGGACGTGGCCCTGTATTGCGGATGGTACGCGCCGGATGCGAATGGTCCGTTTGCCGATCCTTCCTTCCGCTTCCGGCCAGGGGCGGTAGCCATGCATCTTCATTCGTTCAGCGCGTCCGAGTTCAGGACGCCGGGCAGGGGATGGAGCTCCGCCCTGCTGGAGAAAGGGGCCGACGTGACGGTGGGGAATGTATATGAGCCTTTCCTGGGCGCGAGCCACCGCTTTGACGTGTTTGTGGACCGCCTGCTGGACGGTTATACCGTGGCGGAAGCTTCCTGGATGAGCATGTCCGTGGTTTCCTGGCAGGGTGTGGTATTTGGGGACCCTCTGTACCGTCCCTACGCCCGTATGAAAAGCATGGATGTGCAGCCTTCGGAAGAGGACCGCTATTTCCAGGGATGGTGGGCTTCCCGGCTCCAGTTCGGGGACCGCTGGCGGGAACGGGCGGAGCGCCTGCTGGAATCCGCGCGGAAGGCCCCGTCCTCCTTTCTTTATGAAGCGCTGGCCCTGGAATACCTGTACAGGAAGGAATATGTTCAGGCCGGGAACATGGTTTCCACCGCGCTAAGTTCCGCCCCCGATGCCCGGGACCATTCCCGCCTTCTGCTGGAGTCTCTGCTGGTGGACCGTGCCCGGGGAGGGAACAAGGCCTGCCTGCTCCAGATGGACAGCGTCCAGGCCCGGATGCCTTCCGCGGACTTTCTGCCCGCGCTTGAGGAATGGCGCAGGAGGGTGACTCCCCCGCCGCCCGCCCCCGTTAAAAAATAA
- the rplS gene encoding 50S ribosomal protein L19 yields MNIINKIEQEQLKADVTPFNVGDTIKVHTRVIEGGKERIQIFQGIVIAKRGSGINEAFTVRKISYGEGVERVFPLHTPRIAKIEVVNRGKVRRAKLHYLRGRIGKDAMIVKSATR; encoded by the coding sequence ATGAACATTATCAACAAAATCGAGCAAGAGCAACTCAAGGCGGATGTGACCCCATTTAACGTAGGTGATACCATCAAGGTTCACACTCGTGTTATTGAAGGCGGCAAGGAACGTATCCAGATTTTCCAGGGCATCGTGATCGCCAAGCGCGGTTCCGGCATCAATGAGGCGTTTACCGTCCGTAAAATTTCCTATGGCGAAGGCGTGGAACGCGTGTTCCCCCTGCACACCCCCCGCATTGCCAAGATTGAAGTGGTGAACCGCGGCAAGGTCCGCCGTGCCAAGCTTCACTATCTGCGCGGCCGCATCGGCAAGGACGCCATGATCGTCAAGTCTGCCACCCGGTAA
- a CDS encoding DUF4328 domain-containing protein has protein sequence MNSSSPGPHPLLFRAGRWLPFLLGTLSLFLIAGTCFIIFVQLPWIQETVRKMIGQTVSELVTLHKLPSGMEITYPGSEIGVIMFPVSLACFACWLLLIYRLAWDARRTAGNLMQPSPAKCVLCFILPVGNLWMPVKALLNINSILSPTSQTSGKVLIWTAWALSVPVTFLTLLYTLIHPFITFMETFGGWQEEADSFPMEPVVQDIQSLFSAMLGPVLFYNGIVFMLSLLASNLMIYYLDARSRRMQPPCN, from the coding sequence ATGAACTCTTCCTCCCCCGGACCTCATCCACTTCTTTTCCGGGCGGGAAGATGGCTGCCTTTCCTGCTGGGAACGCTTTCCCTGTTCCTGATCGCTGGAACGTGTTTCATCATCTTTGTTCAGCTCCCCTGGATCCAGGAAACCGTCCGGAAAATGATCGGACAAACAGTGTCCGAACTGGTAACGCTTCATAAGCTTCCCTCCGGCATGGAAATCACATATCCCGGCTCGGAAATCGGAGTCATCATGTTCCCGGTTTCCCTGGCCTGCTTCGCCTGCTGGCTCCTGCTCATCTACCGCCTGGCATGGGATGCCCGGCGCACCGCAGGAAACCTCATGCAGCCCAGCCCTGCCAAATGCGTTCTTTGCTTCATTCTTCCCGTCGGCAACCTGTGGATGCCCGTGAAAGCCCTGCTAAACATCAACAGCATTCTGTCCCCGACAAGCCAAACTTCCGGAAAAGTGCTCATCTGGACAGCCTGGGCCCTCAGCGTACCCGTCACGTTCCTGACACTCCTTTATACCTTGATCCACCCATTCATCACGTTCATGGAGACATTCGGAGGGTGGCAGGAAGAAGCGGATTCCTTCCCCATGGAACCGGTCGTTCAAGACATACAGTCCCTCTTCAGCGCCATGCTGGGGCCTGTTCTGTTTTATAACGGCATCGTATTCATGCTAAGCCTGCTGGCTTCCAACCTGATGATCTATTATCTGGACGCCCGCAGCCGCCGGATGCAGCCGCCCTGCAACTGA